The Pseudomonas sp. LFM046 region GCCGTCGGCCTTCAGCTTGGCCAGGGCCTTGTCGAGGGCGGCCAGCAGTTCCGGGTTGCCCTTGCGCAGGGCGATGCCGGCTTCCTGGCGGGAGAAGGGTTCGCCGGTCACGGCCAGCTTGCCATTGGTCTTCTCGACCATTTCGAAGGCGGCCAGGCGGTCCACCAGGATGGCGTCGATGCGGCCGACGTTGAGGTCCTGGAACTTGGTGGGGTCGTCGTCGTAGGTGCGGATGTCGGCCTGCGGGACGTTGTCCTTCAGCCACTGCTCGTAGTTGGTGCCCAGGCCCACACCGACCTTCTTGCCAGCCAGGTCAGCGGCGGACTTGATGCCGCCCTCGTCACCCTTGCGCACCAGCGCCTGGATGCCGGAGACGGTGTAGGGGGTGGAGAAGTCGTACTTCTTCTTGCGCTCGTCGGAGATGGTCACCTGGTTGATCACCACGTCCAGGCGCTTGGATTCCAGGGCCGCGAGGATGCCGTCCCACTTGGTGGGCTGGAACTCGGCCTTCACACCCAGCTCCTTGGCCAGGGCCTCGGCCAGTTCGACTTCGAAGCCGGTCAGCTTGCCGCTCTCGTCCTGGTAGTTGAAGGGCGGGTAAGTGCCTTCCAGGCCGACCTTGATGGCGCCTTTCTGCTGGATGTCCTGGAGCAGGTCGGCGGCGAAGCTGGTGCCGACAAAGCCGGCGCCGAGCACCAGGCTCAGGCTGCCGAGGATGAACTGGCGACGCAGGGTTGCGAATGTCATATGAGCCTCACGGGGGCAGGTTGCTAAAGGTGTGGCAACTCTAGGGTTTTGGTTATATGCAATAAAATAATCAAAAATTATTTACTGCATATTTTTTGGAATAAGCGCATTTCACACGACACCCGCTGGATGATAGGCGAAGAGTGCCGGAGAGCCACCGGTGTGGAGGAAGAGCACCGGCCCGTTGCCTTCGAAGGCGCCCTTGGCGACCCCATCGAGCAGGCCGGCGAAGGCCTTGCCGGTGTACACCGGGTCCAGCAGCAGGCCCTCGTGGCTGGCCACCTGGCGCACCGCGTCGAGAGTGCCGGCATTGGGCTCGCCGTAGCGCGGGGCGAAATACTGGTCCCACAGCTCCACCTTGAGTCCGGCCGGAACCGGGACGCCGAGCAAATCAGCCGTGCGTTGCAGCAGGCCCTCCACCTTGGGTCGCTGGGTGGCGTCCGGGCGGGAGACGGTGACGCCCACCACGCGGGTGCCGGGCAGGGCGTGCTCCAGGGCCAGCGCGAGGCCCGCGTGGGTGCCGGCGCTGCCGGAGGCCAGCACCACGGCGGAGAAGGTCTCGCCACTGGCCTTGATCTGCTCGGCCAGTTCCAGGCCGGCGCGCACATAACCCAGGGCCCCCAGGGCATTGGAGCCGCCGATGGGCACCAGGTACGGGCGCTTGCCGGCGGCGCGCAGGCGCTCGCCGGTGGCGGCGAGGAGCTCGTCGGCGGTGTCCAGGTTGGGCACCAGCTCGACCTCGGTACCGAACAGGTCCAGCAGCAGGCGGTTGCCATTGCTGAGGTAGTTGCTGTCGGTGGTGCCGATGGGGTTTTCCAGCAGGGCGACGCAGCCAAGACCCAGGCGCGCGGCCAGGGCGGCGGTCTGGCGGACGTGGTTGGACTGGATGGCACCGGCGGTGACCAGGGTATCGGCCCCCTGGGCCAGGGCGTCGGCGGCGAGGAATTCCAGCTTGCGCACCTTGTTGCCGCCGAGGGCGAAGGGGGTGATGTCGTCGCGCTTAACAAAGACGTCACGCCCCAGCTTGCTCGACAGCCGCTCCAGCTTCTCCAGCGGGGTGGGCGAGGGGACCAGTTCCAGACGGGGGAAGCGGGAAAGGGCGGCATTGAGCATGGCGGTGGCTCGGTGGGCAGTTGCGAAGGCTGCCACTCTAGTGAGCCGGGGCGTTGCAGGCAATTCGCAGACGCGACATGGAAATACTGGTCAGTCAGGGCGCGAACGTTATCAAGTGCGCTGTTTTTATATCCATTTTGGAATATAAAAATAAAAAATCGATATTTGTTCGTTATAAGAATTCACCGTAGTGTCGCCCTTAACCCGGCACACCCAGACCGGGCACTCCAACACCCGCTCGCGGCTGACGATC contains the following coding sequences:
- the tcyJ gene encoding cystine ABC transporter substrate-binding protein, which encodes MTFATLRRQFILGSLSLVLGAGFVGTSFAADLLQDIQQKGAIKVGLEGTYPPFNYQDESGKLTGFEVELAEALAKELGVKAEFQPTKWDGILAALESKRLDVVINQVTISDERKKKYDFSTPYTVSGIQALVRKGDEGGIKSAADLAGKKVGVGLGTNYEQWLKDNVPQADIRTYDDDPTKFQDLNVGRIDAILVDRLAAFEMVEKTNGKLAVTGEPFSRQEAGIALRKGNPELLAALDKALAKLKADGTLKKLSEKWFKADVTQ
- a CDS encoding D-cysteine desulfhydrase, which encodes MLNAALSRFPRLELVPSPTPLEKLERLSSKLGRDVFVKRDDITPFALGGNKVRKLEFLAADALAQGADTLVTAGAIQSNHVRQTAALAARLGLGCVALLENPIGTTDSNYLSNGNRLLLDLFGTEVELVPNLDTADELLAATGERLRAAGKRPYLVPIGGSNALGALGYVRAGLELAEQIKASGETFSAVVLASGSAGTHAGLALALEHALPGTRVVGVTVSRPDATQRPKVEGLLQRTADLLGVPVPAGLKVELWDQYFAPRYGEPNAGTLDAVRQVASHEGLLLDPVYTGKAFAGLLDGVAKGAFEGNGPVLFLHTGGSPALFAYHPAGVV